The following coding sequences are from one Polynucleobacter sp. JS-JIR-II-50 window:
- the yajC gene encoding preprotein translocase subunit YajC, giving the protein MWISNAFAQAPAAGADSNGLMSFLPLILMFAVLYFIMIRPQMKRQKETKAMLESLGVGDEVVTVGGIMGKVTALKDQVVTVEISAGTEVHMQKGAITTVLPKGTLKSA; this is encoded by the coding sequence ATGTGGATTAGTAACGCTTTTGCCCAAGCTCCTGCAGCGGGCGCAGATTCCAATGGCTTGATGAGCTTTCTCCCCTTGATTTTGATGTTTGCAGTTTTGTACTTCATCATGATTCGCCCACAAATGAAGCGTCAAAAAGAAACTAAAGCAATGCTCGAGTCATTAGGCGTTGGTGATGAGGTTGTTACTGTTGGCGGCATCATGGGCAAAGTAACAGCATTGAAAGACCAAGTGGTTACCGTTGAAATTTCTGCTGGCACTGAAGTGCACATGCAAAAAGGCGCTATCACTACAGTATTGCCAAAGGGCACACTGAAGTCTGCTTAA
- the secD gene encoding protein translocase subunit SecD yields MNRYPLWKYLVIAVALLIGGLYSLPNFYGEAPAVQVSSAKPTIKVDLATQARVEKILTEANISNTGLFFEVAGNVGSIKVRFNNTDIQLRARDLLQQKMNVDQNDPNYTVALNLLSNTPGWLSAINALPMPLGLDLRGGVYFLLQVDMKGAVQKKVTSLAGDIRSQLRDKSIRHQGIERGADFISINFANVEDADKARALLTTGQPELIWLIKSNGSLPKLVGEFKPTALKEIQDNAVKQNIITLNKRVNELAVKEPVIQQQGAERIVVQLPGVQDTARAKDIIGRTATLESRLADPLVSTIGLGETPPPGMDTFRFGENRLGVFKKSVIFSGDRITDASAGFDQNQRPAVNISLDAAGGRVMQEVTRENIGKPMGMILFEKGKGEVLTIATIQSEFGSKFQITGQPTTESANDLALLLRAGSLAAPMEIIEERTIGPSLGAENIEKGFKSLLIGFTAIAIFMMAYYLLFGTFSVVALAVNLLLLISVLSMLQATLTLPGIAAMALALGMAIDSNVLINERIREELRNGASPQTAISVGFDKAWATILDSNVTTLIAGLALLAFGSGPIKGFAVVHCLGILTSMFSAVFFSRGLVNLWYGRHKKIQKLAIGQVWRPQEK; encoded by the coding sequence ATGAATCGCTACCCTCTCTGGAAATATCTAGTCATTGCCGTTGCCTTGCTGATCGGCGGACTATATTCATTACCCAATTTCTATGGTGAGGCTCCAGCGGTTCAGGTCTCGTCTGCCAAGCCAACCATCAAGGTTGATTTGGCAACACAGGCTCGTGTCGAAAAAATTCTGACAGAAGCCAACATTAGTAACACCGGCCTCTTCTTTGAAGTCGCTGGCAATGTAGGCTCTATCAAAGTTCGCTTCAATAACACTGACATTCAATTGCGCGCGCGCGATCTATTGCAGCAGAAAATGAATGTTGATCAAAATGATCCCAACTACACCGTTGCCTTAAACCTTCTGTCCAATACACCGGGCTGGTTAAGTGCAATCAATGCATTACCAATGCCACTGGGCTTGGATTTGCGTGGCGGCGTCTACTTCCTCTTACAAGTCGATATGAAGGGCGCAGTCCAGAAAAAAGTGACTTCCTTGGCAGGCGATATTCGCAGTCAATTACGTGACAAGAGCATTCGTCATCAAGGTATTGAGCGTGGCGCTGATTTCATCTCGATTAATTTCGCCAATGTCGAAGACGCTGATAAAGCACGCGCATTACTTACAACAGGCCAACCTGAGCTGATTTGGCTAATCAAATCCAATGGCTCTTTACCAAAATTAGTGGGCGAATTTAAGCCGACTGCCTTGAAGGAAATTCAAGACAACGCCGTTAAGCAAAACATCATCACCCTGAATAAGCGTGTGAACGAATTGGCGGTTAAAGAGCCGGTGATCCAACAACAAGGTGCTGAGCGCATTGTGGTGCAACTACCTGGAGTACAAGATACCGCTCGTGCCAAAGACATTATTGGCCGCACGGCAACTCTAGAGTCTCGCCTAGCCGATCCCTTGGTGTCTACCATTGGCTTAGGCGAAACTCCTCCTCCGGGTATGGATACTTTCCGCTTTGGAGAAAATCGTTTGGGTGTATTTAAAAAATCAGTGATCTTCAGTGGCGACCGTATTACCGATGCTAGCGCTGGTTTTGACCAAAACCAGCGCCCAGCAGTAAACATCTCCCTAGATGCTGCTGGTGGGCGCGTCATGCAAGAAGTGACTCGCGAAAATATCGGCAAGCCTATGGGCATGATCTTGTTTGAAAAGGGTAAAGGTGAAGTACTCACCATCGCCACTATTCAAAGTGAGTTTGGCTCTAAGTTCCAAATCACTGGTCAGCCAACTACCGAGAGCGCTAATGACTTAGCCCTGCTCTTGCGTGCTGGATCTTTGGCAGCGCCAATGGAAATCATTGAAGAACGCACTATTGGACCAAGTCTTGGCGCAGAAAATATTGAGAAGGGCTTTAAGTCACTCTTAATCGGCTTTACAGCGATCGCGATTTTCATGATGGCCTACTACTTACTATTTGGCACTTTCTCTGTTGTCGCTTTGGCAGTGAACTTACTCTTGCTGATCTCAGTGCTATCAATGCTGCAAGCCACCCTCACCTTGCCAGGTATCGCAGCGATGGCCTTGGCTCTGGGTATGGCTATTGACTCCAACGTGTTGATTAACGAGCGTATTCGTGAAGAGTTGCGTAACGGAGCTTCGCCACAAACAGCCATTTCTGTCGGCTTCGACAAAGCCTGGGCAACGATTCTGGACTCTAACGTAACGACTTTGATTGCTGGTCTAGCCTTATTGGCATTTGGATCGGGCCCCATCAAAGGCTTCGCAGTGGTTCACTGTTTAGGTATTCTGACTTCAATGTTCTCGGCTGTCTTCTTCTCACGTGGCCTTGTTAACCTCTGGTACGGCAGACATAAGAAGATTCAAAAACTCGCTATCGGCCAAGTTTGGCGCCCACAGGAGAAATAA
- the secF gene encoding protein translocase subunit SecF, giving the protein MEFFRIKKDIPFMRHALVLNAISLITFLAAVFFLWHNGLHLSIEFTGGTVMEVSYPQTAPLDSIRAKVEKLGYADTQIQNFGSSRDVMIRLPLQKDAEGKLISSADQSTAVMQALEPATTGVKLQRVEFVGPQVGQELAIDGLKALIFVIIGIVVYLSFRFEWKFALAGIIANLHDVVIILGFFAFFQWEFSLSVLAAVLAVLGYSVNESVVIFDRIRENFRKYRKMNTREIIDNAITSTISRTVITHGSTEMMVLAMLVFGGPTLFYFALALTIGILFGIYSSVFVAAALAMWLGVKREDLVKGDKKPDDNARNDDPNFGARV; this is encoded by the coding sequence ATGGAATTTTTCCGGATCAAAAAAGATATCCCCTTTATGCGCCATGCATTGGTGCTCAATGCGATTTCTTTAATTACTTTTTTAGCTGCAGTCTTTTTCCTCTGGCATAACGGCCTGCATCTCTCCATCGAATTTACTGGTGGCACGGTGATGGAAGTCAGCTATCCACAAACTGCGCCATTGGACTCTATTCGCGCCAAGGTTGAGAAGCTCGGCTATGCAGATACTCAGATTCAGAACTTTGGTAGCTCACGCGATGTCATGATTCGCCTGCCATTGCAAAAAGATGCTGAAGGCAAGTTGATTTCTTCTGCTGATCAGAGCACGGCAGTAATGCAAGCGCTTGAACCAGCAACGACTGGCGTGAAATTGCAGCGCGTTGAATTTGTTGGCCCACAGGTGGGTCAAGAGTTAGCTATTGACGGCCTAAAAGCACTCATCTTTGTAATCATTGGCATCGTGGTGTATCTATCTTTCCGCTTTGAGTGGAAGTTTGCGCTTGCCGGCATCATTGCGAACTTACATGACGTTGTCATCATCCTGGGCTTCTTTGCCTTCTTTCAGTGGGAGTTCTCCCTCTCAGTATTGGCAGCCGTTCTTGCGGTTCTGGGCTATTCAGTAAACGAATCCGTCGTGATCTTTGACCGTATTCGTGAGAACTTCCGCAAATATCGCAAGATGAATACCCGTGAAATCATTGATAACGCAATTACGAGCACTATCAGCCGGACCGTAATCACTCACGGCAGTACTGAGATGATGGTTCTGGCAATGCTGGTCTTCGGTGGTCCAACACTCTTCTACTTTGCATTAGCACTGACCATTGGTATTTTGTTTGGTATCTACTCTTCAGTCTTCGTTGCTGCAGCATTGGCCATGTGGCTTGGTGTTAAACGTGAAGATTTAGTGAAGGGCGATAAAAAGCCAGATGACAATGCCCGCAACGATGATCCCAACTTCGGGGCACGGGTTTAA
- a CDS encoding 3-deoxy-D-manno-octulosonic acid transferase, whose product MSLTTNSEFGVRPRIWFAAYQFLWHLLLPLAFVRLAWRARHAFSYLHHIPERLGFGYSKPISQGSIWIHAVSVGETRAAQPLIEAYLAEGESVLLTHMTLNGRRTGKQLFAREIAAGQIRQVYLPYDLCWSVEHFLKTFKPKFGLFMETEAWPTVVFRCKEIGLPLFLVNARLSERSALRVNRFGKAGRALFQAFTGILAQTEFDAGRYRSLGVKNVVITGNLKFDVPLNPQLLAKGKEWQKELHAGNRLLVSAASTRDGEEAIILKAWKDLLLSNAFAIPPLLCLVPRHPERFLEVADQINNTGFKFRRRSEWAGIPSECAGLDVVLGDSMGEMPMYYGASDLVLMGGSLLPFGGQNLIEACAAGCPVLLGEYTYNFQQAALDAINSGAAKRIQGELLLTEPIALMEALKELLLNAAELVKMSAAAKAYSTEHQGATNRILAALDQQNLR is encoded by the coding sequence GTGAGCTTGACTACCAATTCAGAATTCGGGGTACGTCCCCGGATCTGGTTTGCTGCTTATCAATTCTTATGGCATCTGTTATTGCCCTTGGCTTTCGTTCGTCTAGCTTGGCGTGCACGTCACGCCTTCTCCTACCTTCATCACATTCCGGAGCGACTAGGCTTTGGCTACAGCAAGCCTATTTCTCAAGGCTCTATTTGGATTCATGCGGTATCGGTAGGTGAGACGCGCGCTGCTCAACCATTGATTGAAGCTTATCTTGCTGAGGGCGAATCCGTTTTACTCACCCACATGACTCTGAATGGCCGCCGCACTGGCAAGCAGTTATTTGCCAGAGAGATTGCTGCTGGGCAAATTCGACAAGTCTATTTACCTTATGACCTCTGCTGGTCTGTAGAGCATTTCTTGAAGACTTTTAAGCCAAAGTTTGGCCTCTTCATGGAAACTGAGGCATGGCCGACTGTGGTCTTCCGTTGTAAAGAAATTGGCTTACCCCTATTTCTAGTGAATGCCCGCCTCTCCGAGAGGAGCGCCCTACGCGTTAATCGATTTGGTAAAGCGGGGCGTGCATTATTTCAAGCCTTTACGGGAATCCTAGCGCAGACTGAGTTTGATGCAGGGCGTTATCGTAGCCTAGGCGTTAAAAATGTTGTTATTACCGGCAATCTGAAATTTGATGTTCCACTCAACCCGCAATTACTTGCTAAAGGCAAGGAGTGGCAGAAGGAACTGCATGCTGGAAATCGCTTGCTGGTAAGTGCTGCCAGTACACGCGATGGAGAAGAGGCCATCATTCTGAAGGCCTGGAAAGATTTACTCTTAAGCAATGCTTTCGCAATCCCTCCTTTACTTTGTTTGGTGCCGCGTCATCCGGAGCGCTTCTTAGAAGTAGCAGATCAAATTAACAATACTGGCTTCAAGTTTCGCCGTCGTAGCGAGTGGGCTGGCATTCCGAGTGAGTGCGCTGGATTGGATGTTGTTCTGGGTGATTCCATGGGTGAGATGCCGATGTATTACGGCGCCTCTGACCTGGTATTGATGGGCGGAAGTTTGCTGCCTTTTGGGGGTCAAAACCTGATTGAGGCTTGTGCAGCGGGTTGCCCTGTTCTTTTAGGTGAGTACACCTATAACTTTCAACAGGCTGCCTTAGATGCGATTAATAGTGGCGCGGCTAAACGCATTCAGGGTGAGTTGCTTTTAACGGAGCCAATAGCCTTAATGGAGGCCTTGAAAGAGTTGCTCCTGAATGCTGCTGAGTTGGTGAAGATGAGCGCCGCTGCTAAGGCTTATTCAACTGAACACCAAGGTGCAACTAACAGAATCTTAGCCGCTCTTGATCAACAAAACTTACGCTAA
- the purB gene encoding adenylosuccinate lyase — MSQPLSTLNALSPLDGRYAGKLDALRPWLSEAAFMRQRVFVEIHWLLALAAAGLPDVPKINAADEAFLLSLPENFSDADAQRIKDIEAVTNHDVKAVEYFLKEKVAGRPDLLKASEFIHFACTSEDINNTSHGLMLRGARDEVLLPQLRKVLSVLTDLAIENAKVPLLSRTHGQPASPSTLGKEIANIAKRLERAIESIAAAPLLGKMNGAVGNYNAHMSAYPDFDWENFSKSVVEKRLGLTFNAYTIQIEPHDGMAQLFDAIARANTILLDMDRDFWAYISVGYFKQRTKAGEIGSSTMPHKVNPIDFENSEGNLGVANALLRHLAEKLPISRWQRDLTDSTVLRNLGPAFGHSVLAYDSALRGLGKLEVNHAAIAADLDACWEVLAEPVQTVMRRYGIENPYEQLKELTRGKGINQADLQTFIRGLKIPEDAKARLLEMTPSSYLGKAVELTERLKK; from the coding sequence GTGAGTCAGCCGCTTTCAACCCTAAATGCCCTTTCCCCCTTAGATGGCCGTTATGCCGGAAAACTGGATGCCTTGCGTCCCTGGCTTTCCGAAGCCGCTTTTATGCGCCAACGTGTTTTTGTGGAAATTCATTGGCTCTTGGCTTTGGCTGCTGCCGGCTTGCCTGATGTCCCAAAAATTAATGCGGCTGACGAAGCCTTTTTGCTCTCGCTCCCAGAAAACTTTTCAGATGCAGATGCTCAGCGTATTAAAGATATCGAAGCAGTAACCAACCACGACGTAAAAGCGGTTGAGTACTTCTTGAAAGAAAAAGTTGCTGGGCGACCAGATTTGTTGAAAGCAAGTGAGTTCATTCACTTTGCCTGTACATCGGAAGACATCAACAATACCTCTCACGGTTTAATGTTGCGCGGTGCCCGCGATGAGGTGCTCTTGCCTCAACTCAGAAAAGTACTTTCAGTACTGACTGATCTCGCGATTGAGAACGCTAAAGTGCCCTTGCTCTCTCGCACTCATGGCCAGCCAGCCTCCCCAAGCACCTTGGGTAAAGAAATTGCCAATATTGCCAAGCGTTTAGAGCGTGCGATCGAATCTATCGCTGCAGCCCCTTTACTAGGTAAGATGAATGGCGCGGTAGGTAACTACAACGCTCATATGTCAGCATATCCTGATTTTGATTGGGAAAATTTTTCCAAGAGCGTGGTTGAGAAACGTCTAGGTTTAACATTCAACGCCTATACCATTCAAATTGAGCCACACGACGGTATGGCCCAGCTCTTTGATGCGATCGCCCGGGCCAATACGATTCTTTTGGATATGGATCGCGACTTCTGGGCTTACATCTCTGTTGGTTACTTTAAGCAGCGCACTAAAGCAGGTGAGATTGGTTCATCTACGATGCCCCATAAAGTGAATCCGATTGATTTTGAAAACTCCGAAGGTAACTTGGGTGTTGCCAATGCATTGCTGCGTCACCTTGCGGAAAAATTACCAATCTCTCGTTGGCAGCGCGACTTGACTGACTCCACTGTCTTGCGCAATCTGGGTCCCGCATTTGGCCATAGCGTATTGGCTTATGACAGCGCGTTGCGCGGCCTTGGTAAGTTAGAGGTAAATCATGCTGCAATCGCTGCTGATTTAGACGCATGTTGGGAAGTATTGGCTGAGCCAGTACAAACTGTGATGCGTCGTTACGGCATTGAGAATCCCTATGAGCAGTTAAAAGAATTGACTCGTGGCAAAGGCATTAATCAGGCAGATTTACAAACATTTATTCGTGGCTTGAAGATTCCTGAGGATGCAAAAGCGCGTTTGTTGGAGATGACACCATCTTCTTACTTAGGTAAGGCGGTCGAGTTGACCGAACGTCTCAAAAAGTGA
- a CDS encoding glutathione S-transferase has protein sequence MKLIGSLTSPYVRKVRIVFNEKKVDVDLELENVWAADTKIALNNPLGKVPCLMADDGEAIYDSRVIAEYADGLSPVSKLIPTDNRERAAVKTWEALADGVMDAGILARLERTLRPAEQQSQTWYDRQMGKINGALRQMSEQLGGNAWCHGNQITLADIAVGCAIGYLLFRFPEVKWQTQYPNLDRLYQKLLQRPSFIETEPPTA, from the coding sequence ATGAAACTTATCGGATCCCTTACCAGCCCCTATGTACGTAAAGTACGCATTGTTTTTAACGAGAAAAAGGTCGATGTTGACCTCGAATTAGAGAATGTCTGGGCTGCAGACACCAAAATAGCCCTAAACAACCCCCTTGGCAAGGTTCCTTGCCTAATGGCTGACGATGGCGAGGCTATTTATGACTCCCGCGTCATCGCTGAATACGCTGATGGCCTAAGCCCAGTCAGCAAGCTCATTCCAACAGATAATCGTGAACGCGCTGCCGTGAAAACGTGGGAAGCGCTAGCAGACGGAGTGATGGATGCTGGCATTTTGGCCCGTTTAGAGCGCACCTTGCGCCCAGCAGAACAACAAAGCCAGACCTGGTATGACCGCCAAATGGGCAAGATTAATGGTGCTCTTCGTCAAATGTCCGAACAACTGGGTGGAAATGCCTGGTGTCACGGCAATCAAATCACCTTGGCAGATATCGCAGTAGGTTGCGCAATCGGATATTTATTATTTCGCTTTCCAGAAGTGAAATGGCAAACCCAATATCCAAATTTAGATCGTCTGTATCAAAAATTATTACAGCGACCTTCTTTTATTGAAACCGAACCACCCACCGCTTAA
- the mnmA gene encoding tRNA 2-thiouridine(34) synthase MnmA: protein MIPLNSSSIPSSQPKKVVIGMSGGVDSSVAAWMLKEQGFEVIGLFMKNWEDDDNDEYCSARQDWLDVVSVADMIGIDVEAVNFAAEYRERVFADFLREYAAGRTPNPDVLCNAEIKFKAFLDHAMSLGADAIATGHYARVRHDGGKVQLLKAVDASKDQSYFLHRLTQQQLANVMFPLGEIPKTEVRKIAEQIGLHNAKKKDSTGICFIGERPFREFLNRYLPRVPGPIKTPEGKTVGGHMGLAFFTLGQRKGIGLGGSQDGNGDAWYVARKDVPNNTLYVAQGHEHPWLLANQLAAMDASWVSGVAPTPGNYSAKTRYRQADSACILSAGDEVLSFDLSFPEAQWAVTPGQSAVLYDGDVCLGGGIISA from the coding sequence ATGATCCCGCTCAATTCTTCCTCAATCCCGTCCTCCCAGCCCAAGAAAGTCGTTATTGGCATGTCTGGAGGGGTAGATTCGTCAGTTGCAGCCTGGATGCTCAAGGAGCAGGGCTTTGAAGTTATTGGCCTTTTTATGAAAAATTGGGAAGATGACGATAACGACGAGTACTGTTCTGCTCGTCAAGACTGGCTCGATGTGGTTTCAGTCGCCGATATGATCGGAATAGACGTTGAGGCAGTCAATTTTGCCGCCGAATACCGTGAGCGTGTATTTGCTGATTTCTTGCGCGAGTACGCTGCGGGGCGAACGCCCAACCCCGATGTCTTATGTAATGCCGAAATTAAGTTCAAAGCTTTCTTGGATCATGCCATGAGTTTGGGTGCTGACGCTATTGCTACAGGTCACTATGCGCGCGTACGCCACGATGGCGGAAAAGTGCAGTTATTGAAAGCTGTCGATGCCAGTAAAGACCAAAGTTATTTCTTGCATCGTTTAACGCAGCAACAATTAGCAAACGTGATGTTCCCGCTTGGAGAAATCCCCAAAACGGAAGTCAGAAAAATTGCAGAGCAAATTGGTTTGCACAATGCTAAAAAGAAAGACTCCACCGGCATTTGCTTTATTGGCGAACGTCCTTTTAGGGAATTTTTAAATCGCTATTTGCCGCGCGTACCTGGCCCGATTAAAACACCTGAAGGTAAGACGGTTGGTGGGCATATGGGCTTAGCCTTCTTCACCTTGGGTCAGCGCAAAGGTATTGGTTTGGGTGGTAGTCAAGATGGTAATGGTGACGCCTGGTATGTAGCGCGCAAGGACGTTCCTAATAACACCTTGTATGTAGCCCAAGGCCACGAACACCCATGGCTATTGGCTAATCAGCTTGCTGCGATGGATGCCAGTTGGGTTTCTGGTGTTGCACCAACACCTGGAAATTATTCTGCTAAGACACGTTATCGACAAGCAGACTCTGCTTGCATTTTGAGTGCTGGTGATGAAGTGCTGAGCTTTGACTTGAGTTTTCCAGAAGCGCAGTGGGCCGTTACTCCTGGACAATCCGCTGTTCTTTATGACGGAGACGTTTGTTTGGGCGGTGGAATTATTTCTGCATAA
- a CDS encoding Re/Si-specific NAD(P)(+) transhydrogenase subunit alpha, with amino-acid sequence MRIGVPLETRPGETRVAATPETVKKLIGQGHTVVIQKDAGVKASQPDSAFEAVGASIGTAADAFGAEIVLKVRAPEAAELKQIKSGAVLLGMLDPFDNDMIAAMAAQGLTAFSLEAAPRTTRAQSMDVLSSQANIAGYKAVLVAANEYQRFMPMLMTAAGTVKAARILILGAGVAGLQAIATAKRLGAVIEASDVRPAAKEQIESLGAKFVDVPYETDEEREIAQGVGGYARPMPEAWMKRQAALVAERAQQADIVITTALIPGRKPPVLLHSDTVANMKPGSIVIDLAAGKGDNGSGNCPLTQADKVIDVNGVKIVGYTNLASMVAADASALYSRNLLDFMKLIVDKEANLVIPSDDDIVTACLMCRDGQAIRKN; translated from the coding sequence ATGCGCATAGGAGTGCCACTGGAAACAAGGCCCGGGGAAACTCGAGTAGCCGCCACACCAGAAACCGTTAAAAAATTAATTGGTCAAGGTCATACCGTCGTTATTCAAAAAGACGCCGGAGTAAAAGCCAGTCAACCTGACTCTGCATTCGAAGCCGTAGGCGCAAGCATTGGTACCGCTGCAGATGCATTCGGTGCTGAGATTGTGCTCAAAGTACGCGCGCCCGAAGCGGCTGAACTCAAGCAAATTAAATCCGGTGCTGTGCTCTTAGGCATGCTCGATCCGTTTGACAACGACATGATTGCAGCCATGGCTGCGCAAGGCCTTACTGCATTCTCTTTAGAGGCTGCGCCACGCACAACACGCGCACAAAGCATGGACGTTTTATCTTCACAAGCAAATATTGCTGGTTACAAAGCAGTATTAGTTGCCGCAAATGAATATCAACGCTTCATGCCAATGCTGATGACTGCCGCAGGAACTGTTAAAGCAGCTCGCATACTAATCTTAGGTGCTGGTGTTGCAGGCTTGCAAGCAATCGCTACAGCAAAACGTCTTGGCGCAGTGATTGAAGCATCTGATGTTCGTCCAGCCGCTAAAGAACAAATTGAATCATTGGGCGCCAAGTTTGTTGACGTTCCTTATGAAACTGACGAAGAGCGTGAGATTGCACAAGGCGTTGGTGGCTATGCCCGCCCAATGCCTGAGGCTTGGATGAAGCGTCAAGCGGCCTTGGTTGCAGAGCGCGCGCAACAAGCTGACATTGTGATCACAACTGCATTGATTCCAGGACGCAAGCCACCAGTACTATTGCATAGCGATACTGTTGCCAATATGAAGCCGGGATCGATCGTGATCGACTTGGCCGCCGGCAAAGGTGATAACGGCTCAGGTAACTGCCCGTTAACGCAAGCAGACAAAGTAATTGATGTAAATGGCGTGAAAATTGTTGGCTACACAAACTTAGCTAGCATGGTTGCAGCAGATGCCTCTGCACTCTACTCACGCAACTTGCTCGATTTCATGAAACTCATCGTGGATAAAGAAGCCAATTTAGTTATCCCAAGCGATGATGACATCGTTACTGCTTGCTTAATGTGTCGTGATGGTCAAGCCATCCGCAAAAACTAA
- a CDS encoding proton-translocating transhydrogenase family protein, with protein MDLAAFQSILTVQNITVFVLAIFVGYHVVWNVTPALHTPLMAVTNAISGIIIVGALLQTEVIGGDEITLTSIIGAVAVFLASINIFGGFMVTRRMLEMFKKKAPKADAAGTK; from the coding sequence ATGGATCTCGCTGCCTTTCAAAGCATCCTCACCGTTCAAAACATTACCGTGTTTGTATTAGCCATTTTTGTTGGCTATCACGTAGTTTGGAACGTTACACCAGCATTACACACACCTTTAATGGCGGTGACCAATGCCATCTCCGGCATCATCATCGTTGGTGCATTGCTCCAAACTGAAGTTATCGGTGGCGATGAAATTACTCTCACCAGCATTATTGGTGCAGTAGCGGTATTCCTCGCGTCTATCAATATTTTTGGTGGCTTTATGGTCACCCGTCGCATGCTTGAAATGTTCAAGAAAAAAGCCCCTAAAGCTGATGCGGCTGGAACCAAATAA
- a CDS encoding NAD(P)(+) transhydrogenase (Re/Si-specific) subunit beta, with translation MSNITAISYLISSVLFILALRGLSSPTTSRQGNTFGMIGMLLAVITTFFIPDFKPVVSLIGVAVVAGAIIGTLAAKRVQMTKMPELVALMHSFVGLSAVLIAIAAVFNPAHDHTGAQKIELFIGAFIGAITFTASVIAFGKLSGKVSGKPVTFAGQHLLNLILAISMVGAGIAYYMGDSHAAFLAMCAIALVLGVTLIIPIGGADMPVVVSMLNSYSGWAAAGIGFTLNNPVLIIAGACVGSSGAILSYIMCKAMNRSILAVLLGGFGAEAAAGGGDDGGPKNYKTGSPEDAAFLMENADTVIIVPGYGLAVARAQHALKELTEKLTHHGVTVKYAIHPVAGRMPGHMNVLLAEAEVPYDQVFEMEDINSDFGQADVVLVLGANDVVNPAARTPGSPIFGMPILEAFKAKTIIVNKRSMAAGYAGLDNELFYMDKTMMVFGDAKKVVEEMVKAVE, from the coding sequence ATGTCAAACATAACCGCCATTTCTTATCTCATTTCATCGGTGTTGTTCATCCTCGCTTTGCGTGGGTTGTCTTCACCTACCACTTCACGTCAAGGTAATACCTTCGGCATGATTGGTATGTTGTTAGCAGTCATCACCACTTTCTTCATTCCTGATTTCAAACCAGTCGTCTCTTTGATTGGTGTTGCGGTTGTGGCTGGCGCCATCATTGGCACGCTTGCCGCTAAGCGCGTACAAATGACCAAGATGCCTGAGTTAGTTGCCTTGATGCACTCCTTCGTAGGTTTGTCAGCTGTATTAATTGCGATCGCTGCTGTATTTAATCCAGCGCATGACCATACTGGCGCACAGAAAATTGAGCTCTTTATCGGCGCATTTATTGGTGCAATCACCTTTACCGCTTCTGTCATTGCATTTGGTAAGTTATCTGGCAAGGTCAGCGGTAAGCCAGTTACTTTCGCTGGTCAACATTTGCTGAACTTGATTTTGGCTATCTCAATGGTTGGCGCTGGAATTGCTTATTACATGGGTGATAGCCACGCAGCTTTCTTGGCAATGTGTGCCATTGCTTTGGTATTGGGCGTAACCTTGATCATCCCTATCGGCGGCGCCGATATGCCAGTAGTTGTATCTATGCTCAATAGCTATTCTGGTTGGGCGGCTGCTGGTATTGGCTTCACCCTAAACAACCCAGTGCTGATTATTGCGGGTGCTTGCGTGGGCTCTTCTGGCGCAATTCTGTCTTACATCATGTGTAAGGCGATGAACCGCTCCATTCTGGCCGTATTGCTCGGTGGCTTTGGTGCTGAAGCCGCTGCTGGCGGTGGTGATGATGGTGGCCCCAAGAATTACAAAACAGGCTCACCAGAAGATGCTGCTTTCCTCATGGAAAATGCTGACACTGTGATCATTGTTCCGGGTTATGGCTTAGCAGTGGCTCGCGCTCAACATGCATTGAAAGAATTGACTGAAAAGTTGACTCATCATGGCGTGACTGTGAAATATGCGATTCACCCAGTGGCAGGTCGTATGCCTGGTCACATGAACGTACTATTAGCCGAGGCCGAAGTTCCATATGACCAAGTATTTGAGATGGAAGATATCAATAGCGACTTTGGTCAGGCTGATGTAGTGCTGGTGCTTGGTGCCAACGACGTAGTGAACCCTGCTGCACGTACTCCAGGTAGCCCAATCTTTGGCATGCCAATCTTAGAAGCATTTAAAGCTAAAACCATCATCGTGAACAAACGTTCGATGGCAGCTGGTTATGCAGGCCTAGACAATGAACTCTTCTATATGGATAAAACCATGATGGTCTTCGGTGATGCGAAGAAGGTGGTTGAAGAGATGGTTAAGGCTGTTGAATAA